CTGTATAACCTCCTTGTGTAGGCGTATGTTCTCAAAGATTTGCTCTTGCGTGGACTCCTGATTGGTGCCCTCCTCTGTGAAGTAAACCAAAGcatagcacacacacacgttaCACATTACACATACGCCGAGTGGGCTCCACGCTCGTGACCGTCTAAATGGCCGCACGTAGCCTGGGAAATTACAGAAAAGAGGCCCCCAGACGTTGATTAGCCGCCACTAGAGGAcgcccatctccatctgccaTCTCCACTGCAGCTGCTCGTTAACTAAGCGAAATCTTTTCCCCACAATTGCGGGAGTGCCTTGCCTGAACTTGTCGTATAGACACTGGAGCGCCGCCGCTCCACACTATCCAGCACGTGATCCATGGGACTAGATGCTCGTCGCGAATTGCGACTGCCACGTTTTCCCCGATAGCCGCGTACACTGGCACGTCTCTGCATTATTGCCGATACGGATATTGAGTAGTCCTCCTCATCGTCAACATCGCCAGTGCCGCCATCTTCATAAAGttgtggaggcggaggaggagactGGACGACAAAGTGGGGCTCCTGGTGGCTGCTCTCGGCGTCGCTGCTCTGGTTCTGTGATTGGAAATCTGTGCAAGAATATGTTTGGTAGAGAAAAAGCTGAGATGGGGTCCAAAGATGGCGTGGAAAAGTTATCTCCTCCTACCGTTCAGCTCATACGACCTATTTTCCTCCTGCGATGCGGCTCTGTATTTGTAATTATTGCATGAGAAATGTAGGGAATTCCTTCCGGCAAGGCTACTCACCTCTTTCCCCTCTGTCCTCTGTAGAATTCCCTCTTCTCATCGGCGCTGCTCTGCATTTGCCAGCCCCCTTTATTCAAGTCGCATGGCGGGGCCCAGGTCACAGATAATTGATGTGGCGAGGTGACACCAGAGTTGTTCTGGGAATTTGGGTTTTAGTTTTAAAACTTACTAATTATCTTAATCACACTTGTCACATTTAATACTCGTTATGCAAAATTCTTCAGAATTGCTTATTAATAATTGCACTTTAAGGATTAACTTAGTTGTAACTGAGTATCCTCTTGCACCGCTTTGAGGGTGTGCTGAAGAGTCTTCATCACAGGATGTAggaaaactatttaattcccAGTTGTTAGTTAGTTCGTCCTTCGCCGTAGCGCGTCGGAGGAGCCTTATGCGCAGACTGAACGGCTTAGCCCGCTTACCAGGCCAGCAAGGCGCAAAAGACCATCATCCAAAAGGACAACGACTAACACAAATACTTCTATACCTCCGCCCCCATGCTTGCTCACACAGACACTAGCGAATGCTGAATTTTTTCTAATAATGAATGAATATGAATGAAGAACAGACAGGGAGTCGAGTAGAGTCCTGGCCCACAGCACAGTCTAACACCAATGACCAACCCATGGCCAACTTATCAAAGCCAAAACGTGCCCAAAACGCACACAGCGAGCGCTGTGTAACGTAAAGGAATTTACATAGACAGGCACCAGGACATTGCGGTAGGGATCGAGAGGAAGCCAggacacatacatacacacgtaCGGGGCAGTATCTGACTTCCTCGCCCAGTTGGAACGAAGACGAATGAGTGTAAGAATCGCCAGCGGCATGTGATAACAACGCCGTGTCCGGGCGTAACTTCGAATGTCCATTTAGATGGTGGCCAGGTCTGAGTGCTACGAGGACTGTgtctacgtgtgtgtgtgtttgctggtTCCTATGaatatgtgtgtgggttgaTATTGAGTCACGTTGTATTCTTGGCTTCTTGTTCTGTCCAGTCCTGTCCTCTGTTACCTCTCCTTTCCCATCACGGCCTGGTCAtgtaaatgaaaatcaaacaTGCAAGGGTTGATAAAGAAAATCGCGAATTctaacacaaaacacacaaaaaagtatacatatatatatgtatatatatatataggatTTTCCAGTCCTTTCTTTGTGTCATGGGAGCGCCCACTATTGAAATATGTTTTGGCGCTCTGCgctgtgttttgtgtttcgCTTTTGCTTTCCTTGCCTTTCTCTGATTTCACTTTCGTTcccttttaattaaatgaagtTTTTGCTGAGGCTTTAATTAACATCAAATTTATCTGTGCGTGCTTCCCGCCGAAGCCCATGGCGACTCTGAACGCCCCAGAAATCTGCGCACGTGTAGCACAATGCCAGCCGCCAATGGGTTCATTACCCGAATGTGTGCTCGACTCTTGAgcctgtctctgtgtctgtgtctgtgtctgagaGTCCTAGAGTGATTCTGTGACAGGTGCAGGTGAACTTGAAAAGTGCTACACACACTCGCTGACCCAAATGCCACGCCTCATCGGGATGGGGGAATCCTCCATCCGTAGGCCTAAGTGGCTTTCCATGTTCGATTGCAGTTTTGGTTGTTCCGCCATAAATCTTGGGCCCTAACTTGTCCCACCACGCCTTGGATCAAAATATAGGTCAGCCGTACAgaaaatatagatatatatttaagCAGAACCGAATGAAAACTAATCCCATGATGATGCAACATTAGTTGATGCGGCACGCGTGTGTTTCGCTCGTGTCGCTTCTTTTCTCGCGTCTGCCCTTCGTCGGAGTCTTCCTGCACTTGCGACGGGGCTCCTTTTTCACGGTACGATCGATCTTAGAGCTGCAGCTGTCCGAAGTGCTGGCCGCATGTAGGCGCGTCTCCTTGGCCGATTCGGAGCTCTGCTGGCTCTTGGAACGGTGACATACGCCAGGGATAGGTATTGGGGGCACGCCGCCAGACGTTTGCTGACAGATTTGGTTGACCTCCAGATTGTTTTTCATAATCTGACGGTCAAACTTTGCCTTAACCGCGCTTCTGAGATGGTACTTGGTCAGCTTGCCGTGACGACAGTTCTCCATGATCCAGTGACGCACCTTGCGACAGCCCACATAGATGCTCGGGGAGCCGTGCTTCAGGTCCATGAGGTAGCCCTGCGGGTGCAGCCGGCCGAAGCCTAGGTCAAAGACATTTAGCGGCAGATCAGGCGGAGAGGGTCCGTCTTGGGTCTGATATTTGTATGGACCTACAGCGGCCAGCGGAGATCTCGTCTCTGTAAAGAAGCGACGATCCTCCGACGAGCAGTACTTCCAGGGATGGAAGCTAACGGAGCCATCTTTCATTCGAGCAAAATCAACCTTCAACTGATCGTCAAAGACCATTTCGTCGATCTTCAAAAGCTTGCCGTCATGGTGAGTCACCTGGAAGCTGACACCCAACGGAGCAGGCAGTTGGATGGAGCCACTTCCGTGAAAGTGATTGTTCCGAAAATAGCCCACGTAGCGTGAGCCATCTGGATACGTGTAGGTACCATAATCCTGCATACCCAGCTCATTCATTTGGCCAAAGAATTTGGTTCCAGTTGGGAAGTTACTGTTGCGTGTGCCATCAATCGACCTTCCCTCACCCGTTGAATCGCGAACCAGTGTAGTGTATCTCTCCATCGAATAAGACCCAATTTTGCAACTAATACTTTGAAATATAATCTGAGACTGTAGCTGTAGAGCTACTGTTATTGTAGAATTATTGAATATTAGCACCAGGCATGCTTGTTTTTGGATCCCTTCTACGAGTATACAGTTATTTTTCGCCTACTCCCATTTAAAGTCGTTAGCAAGCTCAGACCTCAGCTCCCAAGTCTCTCCCAAGTCCCGAGAtaagaaataataaatgatGTCTAATGCGCAAAACTCTTCCCTTACGAGACCTATGGTAATTACACTCTGaccatatgtatatatatataagctAATATCCCATGTGGACAGAATCAAAGCGTCGAACATGCCACTGTTGGTAGTAGTTCTGTTAGcattggctgtggctgctgctgatgcggtCAGTCCCGAACCTGACCAAGTCATCACCAACGGAAGTCCGGCGTACGATGGACAGGCTCCCTATGTGGTGGGCATGGCCTTCCACCAGAGCAATCAGTGGTGTAGTGGCACTATCATTGGCGACACATGGATCCTGACTGCTCGCGCCTGTCTGACGGGCAGCACCGGGGTAACAATTTACTTCGGAGCGACACGCCGAAGCCAGGCTCTCTTGGCAATGTATGTGGGAAGCACCCAGTACATTCAGGACAACGAACACCTCGCCCTAGTGCGCGTCCCTAAGGTGAGCTTCGGCAACAGGATTAGGAAGGTCGCTCTGCCAGGACTGCGGAACCAATCGAATCGGTACGAAAACAGGTGGGCCACCACCTGCGGCTGGGGCAGCAGCGCATCAACACGGACGCAACCCGACTGGCTGCAGTGCGTCGACCTACAGATCATGTCGAACACCGAGTGCATCCCCTTTTACGGCCTGGCCACAATCACGGACCGCATCCTCTGCACCCGCACCACCAACGGCAAGTCCATCTGCTTTGGCGACGCTGGCAGTCCGTTGGTCATAGCACAGGGATCCACTATGGTGGGGCTGTCGCTGTTTGTGTCCACGCAGGGCTGTACCCTGGGACTTCCAGCAGGGTTCTCTCGGATCACTAGTCAATTGAACTGGATTCGCCAACACACTGGAATCTACTATTAAACTGCAactaaaatttaatatttaaagaaaaatccatATATCTTCCGATTTACAGCTGAAAGCGAGAACGCGAAATTTCCATATAACTCGATCGACGAAGCATGTTGGATTGCACCACGTTCAAATAGTCCGTGTTTGTCTTCTTGTTCATCATGACCTTGACCGTGTCGTAGTTCTCCGTGGGGTCCAGAGGGATCGGCTCTGAGGCAAAGCTGTCGGACTGGCAGCTGGATGGCCCGACGGAGTCCACGCGCTGGTCATCCGAGCTGCTGGTCCACTGACGGGGCTTCACCCTTATGGTCATgttctcagtctcagtctcatcGAAGTGATACGTTGGCAAGTCTCTGATATCTTCTAGTTCTCGCTTCTCCGCCACCCCCTTGTGGGCACGGAGACACTGATCCGTGGCCCTGGCTTTGGAGTTCGGATTATAATTGCAAGTAAACGCCATCGATGAGGGGTCTGTCTTCGGCTTGGACTTTCCCTTCTCCTTGCACAGCTTGTGGTAGTAGTGCTTGCGTTCCATCCTGAAGTTCGGCGCATAGATGATAGTCTTGGGGAGCTGGGACATCTCCGTCTGTAGATTGTTGTCGATGATTTGGCGACAGAAGTACGGTATTGGCTCGCGGATCTCATCCGTGTGAGCATGACGGCAGTGGCGCAGGATCCATTCCTTGTCCCTCGGACAGCCAACGTAGATGCTGCTGGAGAAGGGCAGTGGGCGATCCGTTAGCCAGCCAGTCTGCGGATTGTAGATTCCCTCCTCCACATCGTAGCAGTCCTTGGGCACGATGCGTGACCTTAGACTGTTCGTCACATAGGCGGTCGGACCCACGGGCGGCTGACTGTACAGGTGCTCGGACTGGTAGCGTCGGTCCTTGGGCGTCAGATAGTCCCAGTCCGAGGAGTCAAAGTCAATTCCAGTGAACCGAGCAGTGAACTGGCCCTGGACATGGAGTCCATCGGGGAAGCACATGTCCTCGATGCTCACCAGTTTCCCGTTGTTGAACACACCCTTGATGGTGAAGCGATAGGGCTGCGCCAGGCGCAACTGGCCGAACCCATGGAACTTGCCCTGAAGAAAGCGGCCGCGATACTCACTTCCGTCCGGATAGTGATAGGTGCCGAGGCCATCCATCATGTGCGCCTCCTTGTTCCAAGCTCCTTCGTAGCTGCTGCGGGTGATGAAGTGCCTCAGCGGCGTCATCTTCACGCCAACACTCGACATCGCTTTGTGAAGATAGAGAAATGTCCTCGGCTCTGGTGCTTTGAATGCTCTTTTTTCTGTCCGCACCGTGTGTGTGATTGTATGATTGTCTGAATGTGTGATTGTGTATCAGAATCAACtgtatttgaatttgaaatggaAACTGAGACACACCTGACCCACTTGGAATGGCCTGCCTTGTTGAGATTACCCATCAGCTTTATGACTAAATAAATGTttggactcgactcgactcgactcgactcgactcgactctggGTCGGGAGTGGCCGCGTCCGCCGCGTTTCCGTCcgcgtttggcttttgtcGCATGTCTGACCTAATGAATCTTTGCATACTCTTGCGGCAAAAGGTGCGCATAACAGGTGCGTTGTGTTCTTTTTACAATGAAGTGGAAATGGGATTGAGTTCTTGAGTGTTGGGCAAGAATTCTTAGAATAAGAATTTAGTGGAATTACATTTGAGGTTGATATACTAAAAAATTCGTACGCTTGAAATTTGATAgacaattttaataattaatagcTTATTCTGTTGGGAATTAATACCACTAAAAAGCGAAAGTCTAAAAATAAGACCATACCATCAACAAAATGGCAATGttgaaaaaaattacaaatgtaaaaaaattattaaaaatgaaCTTTGGTATGATATATTTTCCGGTACAGCCTTTCTATGGCATCCAATTAATAATCCTATGAATAGCTCTCTTTCTTTAGCCTATAAATTTTTTTGGATATCAGTGTTTAAAATGCCTTTTTTCCAATTCCATTCAATATGGCTTCCACATAATGAGATTGTCGATACCTTTCCTCTTTGCTGAATTAAACACGTTCTAAAAAAGAGCAAGAGCATCCCATGTTCGATATGGCTTGAGTGTGCGCTTAACACCCTCTGAATAAATGGTGGGACACATAAAAAATGATTTTAAGCGCCACCTTGGGTCGACTTGCAGCATTGCTTGACCAGAGTCATCCACCGTTTAAGAGCTATTGGCGTTTATAGCTATTGGCATTTGCtgccgttgtcgttgctgccattgccattgctgccATGGCTGATGTAGGTGCTCTATTCTCTTCCCAATTGCCATGGTTACTGCCGCTGCACATGTCGTTGGCCTGGCCAAATCGTAAGCACTCCCCAGCGGGCAGTAAATCATGCTCACTTACCTCACTGTTGGCGCCAGTGGcgatgttgctgccactgccgctgccactgctgcccaCGCAGCGGAAATCGACAGAACCACCTGATGAGCGTCGCGGCTTGCCGATATCCAGACGAAGGATTCCGGGCTTGGGTCGCCGTGGGGCTGCGGCCGGTGGGCTCTGCATGAAGTCGGTCGTTGCCACtggtgtggctgtggatggCTGCGGTTCCACATTCTCGGTGGCCTCGTTCTGCATGACCAACTACTAAACCAGGAAGGCGAGAGTACCCACAGAATGCGCGATTCACCGCGCACACAACCGCCGTGCAGCGCCAACGCGAACAGACTATATCCTGGCATGGCCTCCTGGCCTCCTGTACAGCTCGTGGAAGCAACAATTACGCGCGCAGCCAACGGGCACTGAAATAAAATGTGAATTAAACGCGCCACCCACGCGATAAGTGTCAATGGATGTGTTGAACCCCGTATTCGCATACCCGTGTGCCCCATGGATGTAGTGTgtgctgtggtgtggtgtggtgtgtctGCTCCAATGAGGATGACGCTGGACAGGACACGCGGCACTTTCAACTGTTTCTTGTTGCTGTCACAGTCACAGCGCTCACATGTTCGTACCCGTGTTGGGTGACACAAAAGCCAACTTCCTGCTTTCAGGGTCGCCGTAGCCTACCTTTGTGTAATTATGTCTGCCgcagccccaaaaagtgtCAACAGCGCtggcccaaaaaaaaatatcgcATGTCGCATTCACCATGtgaaaatttccatttttcattttcacttttcattttcttgttACTGTTTTTGCtagtatctttgtatcttccATTAGTGCGTTGCGTTGGCCCATGTCCTTAATTATGAGAGCACGAAGCATGAAGCGCTGCCTTCACTTTGTTTTATAATTTGGATACCCTGTACTGGACACCGATTGGGGATATTTGAAGCTTA
The sequence above is a segment of the Drosophila pseudoobscura strain MV-25-SWS-2005 chromosome X, UCI_Dpse_MV25, whole genome shotgun sequence genome. Coding sequences within it:
- the LOC4812745 gene encoding serine protease 1, coding for MPLLVVVLLALAVAAADAVSPEPDQVITNGSPAYDGQAPYVVGMAFHQSNQWCSGTIIGDTWILTARACLTGSTGVTIYFGATRRSQALLAMYVGSTQYIQDNEHLALVRVPKVSFGNRIRKVALPGLRNQSNRYENRWATTCGWGSSASTRTQPDWLQCVDLQIMSNTECIPFYGLATITDRILCTRTTNGKSICFGDAGSPLVIAQGSTMVGLSLFVSTQGCTLGLPAGFSRITSQLNWIRQHTGIYY
- the LOC4812744 gene encoding MORN repeat-containing protein 5, with translation MERYTTLVRDSTGEGRSIDGTRNSNFPTGTKFFGQMNELGMQDYGTYTYPDGSRYVGYFRNNHFHGSGSIQLPAPLGVSFQVTHHDGKLLKIDEMVFDDQLKVDFARMKDGSVSFHPWKYCSSEDRRFFTETRSPLAAVGPYKYQTQDGPSPPDLPLNVFDLGFGRLHPQGYLMDLKHGSPSIYVGCRKVRHWIMENCRHGKLTKYHLRSAVKAKFDRQIMKNNLEVNQICQQTSGGVPPIPIPGVCHRSKSQQSSESAKETRLHAASTSDSCSSKIDRTVKKEPRRKCRKTPTKGRREKRSDTSETHACRIN